One Colias croceus chromosome 7, ilColCroc2.1 genomic window carries:
- the LOC123692976 gene encoding uncharacterized protein LOC123692976 translates to MDVSFNNVLEGTRQYFMGVPKAQEGSGQSMWPSGTPPEEGTPAMSGAPAPSSRPPSAAAAPPSTPTPTPVVVPPRPPSEPIEPEPHIIHKATVMREAAEKRREQPEPEDEEEPVGAISPPSHIIRKPTAHTLPSPAPAPAAPCPSPARPPSTAPLQPPQAPEPIETQQYRAPVHRGQTPTIRPIEDFVSGRPPDPYPASRSADPYPRYQYETSIADSSRNSHGPIVASPQPSTILRQSPQTYARMSSTMTQHTIQRLNDTSASSPPAQRYVMQPQAPPPHNDRVPPIYHPQALPPTKRITSSGGMYATLPQRRETTASISRTSHFERHPSLPQRKYDPQHTYSGYRPTSSNLSHKTNHRMEPIQPLPYKHNVPDTMSSHYSVRSDRTPAPIPPPHLHDSRIQGRVDYINKSVPLDSRNSYHYPTPSTSSTRYQSASVPIVQSNSSVPVRPPYRPAVAPKTNYAYTATNQIQTSPSRSTIKSGYPNQQARMTVSVTSLVNEMNQTKQKRESPLDLSVKTVKNSADSSTTQDDVIDSMSMENKSLPLQPRLTNNRHVVTDRLVSSHKVDFAPDFAQYRERLRYGAASQQCHSPIRYNGSYESARLISDNYPTESRHQVYSERAKYSSSTISRNDYVPRIDLTRPVNDDRIREDGKVIERKRIAGPVVSNIPEKIPRRDAWPADSRGERLNQSAREQRDLMSRPVYDYTSHKRFETYQHDIKHPIHVYHDSHVNVNPAYSRSAYPAETSREVNDYHAHYQDKYLSNRHIIQKIPGRDTLPQHVDTPGTFQHSDKNVRSLLRISLETRQSANLENAKSNTSVPDLIVIDDVDDSVIEITDLTKDNDHEICNKNMSKVVQNKVIPSLGNHIQMPKAIDSIPCDSEYQRFDSYDNKSKSPESDVASRIRTKAELKVMPPSQDNSIKLESRPSTQLNNNEKEKVLPKSQKQHLFNQIREDNLRLESVIKNEKPNVEVSLAEVKSEPMNIEEIEKDAVMSIKSEINLDIHDNNPIENVNESVDDLDMDWATACESFVEQLKSGCHKKKSRKSDTLDSNEFELKNSKAISENGSHTSESILNEIPLINIKQEPIEKEESTSLIEVPEEIMVKNKEDTKNIKSKPDKKVDRHSEKPIKSKTQNKNKHKSKGESTSSPSISIKKEKDLSVPLKTTIKEESESTDDDEPLIKSKILKEKERHEQLKYQLLKDLSEKSAIVKLECCDASTRKSFDSTTKEKSDKPIKSKATRSSVRSKNKVVSVENIKCEVNDGSSSESEEDTLSNRLRTRKNTKTEEKSPSTTKTSAKTSPSKKLETSSASNSSTPVRKAGFGDGSDFHPGWEEELYRYKRSLRMPTRLIAIPRGRSGGPFGKGSNAHFTRGSTSLPDLDPMPLSPAPSSAPSAATDELYRRPEKTTLDSDLESNSSYSAHNRLHYDSEASTSTVLSSTKPRKSGSSIVDVLIQRCGKREGSKKRSKDREEKTPKMLSKSSNITELLPTPSLGLLKNGHKGNLSGKKEKVLEDIFYLGAFRKETVTAFRDAFIKDTDGLIGATEEFAPLILKSRTRTESRVLKQRATIKEVFGDDRPASAPPTSCRDDCIEDEPTIEVKKENEPKPKLKPKILKHKLKRRSSSIRDGLRSTKSLKGNDAKGRMMRLKKRNSIMKSLSGKRMKEISNKVKKEKSPTPDEKNSSKEESSSIANPEGTTKRRLKRLFGRRKLSSGFDYIRKKKKVIRKEENGNKIRRPAPKPSPESVHDIQKEIKGWFINKSIGETHLHRAARLGFTDCVAYCLEKMESDPSAKDNAGFTPLHVAAARGHVRIARLLLQYGANVSAAAQGGIRPLHEACENSHIEVIRLLLSYGADPILGTYAGQMPEELAEGMAAKLIHLHIEDVQGRSLDPWRFPPPTEIIDREEIGCEPLSSPPPASPPPTPDATMEIQCTETPLPPFYSLRTATGQPADGLWCLLQDVTNILQIKSKESLLKQIHCGSGSPKELLREIRTQEFLERAQCHQLLCAGEKVNVRASKVALIRVTDKLRQLLKIETILVS, encoded by the exons ATGGATGTTTCTTTCAACAATGTTCTGGAAGGGACGCGCCAGTATTTTATGGGAGTGCCAAAAGCACAAGAAGGTTCAGGACAATCCATGTGGCCATCGGGAACTCCGCCAGAAGAAGGCACTCCAGCAATGTCAGGGGCACCAGCACCGTCATCGCGCCCACCGTCCGCTGCTGCGGCACCACCATCTACGCCGACACCAACACCAGTTGTAGTTCCTCCACGCCCACCTTCGGAACCAATAGAACCCGAACCACATATAATACATAAGGCTACTGTGATGCGAGAAGCTGCAGAAAAACGACGTGAACAGCCAGAGCCCGAAGATGAAGAAGAACCAGTTGGCGCTATTTCACCACCTTCTCATATTATACGCAAACCGACAGCACATACATTACCGTCGCCAGCTCCAGCACCTGCGGCACCCTGTCCTTCGCCAGCAAGGCCACCTTCGACAGCTCCGTTGCAACCACCTCAGGCACCGGAACCCATAGAAACTCAACAATATCGAGCTCCGGTACATCGAGGTCAAACTCCGACAATAAGACCTATCGAAGATTTTGTGTCCGGTCGCCCACCTGATCCATATCCTGCCAGTAGATCAGCAGATCCATATCCTCGCTATCAATATGAAACCTCTATAGCAGACAGTAGTAGGAACTCTCACGGACCTATAGTTGCATCCCCACAACCATCAACAATTTTACGTCAAAGCCCTCAAACTTATGCACGTATGTCCAGTACAATGACACAGCATACTATTCAACGTTTAAATGACACTAGTGCTTCTAGTCCACCAGCGCAAAGGTATGTTATGCAGCCGCAAGCGCCACCACCTCATAACGATCGCGTTCCACCAATATATCATCCTCAGGCATTACCTCCAACTAAACGCATTACATCTTCTGGTGGTATGTATGCAACATTACCACAGCGTCGTGAAACCACCGCCTCCATCTCGCGTACTTCACATTTTGAGAGACATCCATCATTGcctcaaagaaaatacgatcCCCAACATACGTATTCGGGATATCGGCCTACTTCGTCAAATTTGTCTCATAAGACAAATCACAGAATGGAACCCATCCAACCTTTACCATACAAACACAATGTACCAGATACAATGAGCTCGCATTATTCCGTTAGATCTGATCGGACTCCTGCGCCTATACCACCACCACATCTACACGATTCAAGAATTCAAGGTCGCGtagattatataaataaaagtgtaCCTTTAGATTCAAGAAACAGTTACCATTATCCTACACCTTCTACATCTTCTACAAGATATCAAAGTGCATCCGTTCCGATAGTTCAAAGTAATTCGTCGGTGCCCGTGCGACCCCCGTATCGGCCAGCCGTTGCACCGAAAACGAACTATGCCTACACAGCCACAAATCAAATACAGACATCTCCGTCTCGTTCTACTATCAAATCTGGATATCCTAATCAACAAGCAAGAATGACTGTGTCAGTTACGTCATTAGTAAACGAAATGaatcaaacaaaacaaaagcgAGAGTCACCATTAGATCTCTCTGTGAAAACAGTTAAAAATTCGGCTGACTCTTCTACAACTCAAGATGATGTCATCGATTCCATGTCCAtggaaaataaatctttaccACTGCAACCTCgattaacaaataatagaCATGTAGTGACTGATCGATTAGTTTCATCGCATAAAGTTGATTTTGCGCCTGATTTTGCGCAATATAGGGAGCGACTTCGATATGGGGCAGCTTCTCAACAATGTCACTCACCGATTCGATATAATGGATCGTATGAGAGTGCTCGATTAATAAGTGATAATTATCCTACTGAATCTCGTCACCAAGTTTATTCTGAACGAGCAAAGTACAGTAGTTCAACTATAAGTCGAAACGACTATGTTCCTCGAATAGATCTTACCAGACCTGTGAATGATGATAGAATACGAGAAGATGGCAAAGTAATTGAGAGAAAACGTATAGCAGGACCCGTTGTTAGCAACATTCCAGAAAAAATCCCCAGACGTGATGCTTGGCCAGCTGATAGTCGAGGGGAAAGGCTTAATCAATCAGCTAGGGAACAGCGTGATCTGATGAGCCGTCCAGTTTACGACTACACTAGTCATAAAAGATTTGAAACTTATCAACATGACATCAAACATCCCATACACGTTTATCATGATAGTCATGTGAATGTGAATCCAGCTTATTCTAGAAGCGCATATCCGGCAGAAACGTCAAGGGAGGTAAATGATTATCACGCTCACTACCAAGATAAGTATTTATCGAATCGacatataatacaaaaaattccAGGCAGAGACACACTTCCTCAACATGTAGATACCCCAGGTACTTTTCAACATTCAGATAAAAATGTTCGCAGTCTCCTAAGGATTAGCTTAGAAACAAGACAGTCTGCTAATTTAGAAAATGCTAAATCTAATACATCAGTTCCTGATCTCATTGTTATAGATGATGTAGATGATTCTGTGATAGAAATAACGGACTTAACTAAAGACAATGATCATGAGatatgtaacaaaaatatgtCCAAAGTTGTTCAAAATAAAGTGATACCAAGTTTAGGTAATCACATACAAATGCCCAAAGCCATAGATTCTATACCATGTGATTCAGAATATCAACGATTTGATAGCTATGACAACAAAAGTAAATCGCCTGAAAGTGATGTCGCATCTAGAATAAGAACTAAAGCTGAACTCAAGGTTATGCCACCATCACAAGACAATTCTATTAAATTAGAATCACGTCCAAGTACACAACTCAACAATAATGAAAAGGAAAAAGTGCTTCCAAAATCCCAGAAACAACATCTATTTAATCAAATTCGTGAGGATAATTTACGTTTAGAATCTgtcataaaaaatgaaaaaccaAATGTCGAAGTCTCTTTAGCGGAAGTAAAATCAGAACCAATGAATATAGAAGAAATAGAAAAAGATGCAGTCATGTCTATTAAAAGTGAAATAAACCTTGATATTCATGATAACAATCCTATAGAAAACGTAAATGAAAGTGTCGACGATTTGGACATGGATTGGGCTACTGCCTGTGAGAGTTTTGTTGAACAATTAAAATCTGGATGTCATAAAAAGAAATCCAGAAAGTCCGATACATTGGATAGtaatgaatttgaattaaaaaatagcaaaGCTATAAGCGAGAATGGCAGCCATACTTCggaaagtattttaaatgaaatacctttaattaatataaagcaAGAACCAATAGAAAAAGAAGAGAGTACCAGTTTAATTGAAGTTCCTGAAGAAATAATGGTAAAAAACAAGgaagatacaaaaaatataaaaagtaagcCTGATAAAAAAGTTGATAGGCATAGCGAAAAACCTATAAAAAGCAaaactcaaaataaaaataaacataaaagtaAAGGTGAATCGACATCATCACCATCTATATcaataaagaaagaaaaagattTAAGTGTTCCGCTAAAAACAACTATAAAAGAAGAGTCTGAATCAACGGATGATGACGAGCCTttgattaaaagtaaaattttaaaagaaaaagagAGACACGagcaattaaaatatcagTTACTCAAAGATCTATCGGAAAAATCTGCTATCGTGAAACTCGAATGTTGCGATGCCAGTACAAGAAAATCTTTTGATTCTACAACCAAAGAAAAGTCAGATAAACCTATTAAGTCTAAAGCAACTCGATCCTCAGTAAgatcaaaaaataaagtagtatctgtagaaaatattaagtgtGAGGTAAACGACGGGTCTAGTTCTGAAAGTGAGGAAGATACTCTAAGCAACAGATTAAGAACtcgaaaaaatacaaaaactgAAGAAAAATCACCGTCCACAACCAAGACATCTGCCAAAACTTCTCCGTCTAAAAAATTAGAAACTAGCAGTGCTAGTAATAGTTCAACTCCAGTTAGAAAAGCTGGCTTTGGCGATGGATCAGATTTTCACCCAGGTTGGGAAGAAGAACTTTATAGATATAAAAGATCACTACGGATGCCTACAAGGCTGATAGCCATTCCAAGAGGTCGCTCAGGTGGTCCTTTTGGTAAAGGATCGAATGCTCATTTCACGCGCGGTTCTACTTCTCTCCCAGATTTAGATCCTATGCCCTTATCTCCGGCACCTTCTTCCGCACCATCTGCTGCCACAGATGAATTGTATAGACGTCCTGAAAAAACTACGTTGGACAGCGATTTAGAATCAAATTCTAGTTATTCAGCTCATAATAGGCTTCATTACGATTCTGAAGCTTCGACGTCAACCGTACTATCTTCGACAAAGCCTAGAAAGAGTGGAAGTTCTATCGTTGATGTTCTTATTCAAAGATGTGGAAAAAGAGAAGGCTCTAAAAAGCGATCAAAAGACAGAGAAGAGAAAACGCCAAAAATGTTATCAAAATCTTCAAATATTACTGAACTTTTACCCACCCCGAGCTTAGGTCTGCTTAAGAACGGTCATAAGGGTAACTTAAGTGGCaagaaagaaaaagttttAGAGGATATATTTTACTTAGGGGCTTTTAGAAAAGAAACTGTGACTGCCTTTAGAGATGCATTCATCAAAGATACAGATGGATTAATTGGTGCTACTGAGGAATTTGCTCCCTTAATTCTAAAATCTAGAACAAGAACAGAAAGTCGAGTCTTAAAGCAAAGAGCAACTATAAAAGAAGTATTTGGTGATGATAGGCCCGCTTCTGCCCCACCAACATCTTGCAGAGATGACTGTATAGAAGATGAACCAACAATTgaagttaaaaaagaaaatgaaccAAAACCCAAATTGAAACCTAAgatattaaaacacaaattaaaacGAAGGTCCAGTTCTATCAGAGATGGCCTTAGAAGTACTAAATCCTTAAAAGGAAATGATGCTAAAGGGCGAATGATGAGATTAAAAAAACGAAATAGTATAATGAAATCTTTATCAGGCAAAAGAATgaaagaaatatcaaataaagtGAAAAAGGAAAAAAGCCCCACACCGGATGAAAAAAATAGTTCAAAAGAAGAAAGCAGTTCCATAGCTAATCCTGAAGGGACTACAAAAAGGCGATTAAAACGCTTATTCGGTAGAAGAAAATTGAGTTCGGGGTTCGACTACATTAGAAAAAAGAAGAAAGTTATACGTAAAGAGGAGAATGGGAATAAAATTCGTCGCCCGGCGCCCAAACCATCACCAGAATCCGTCCATGACatacaaaaagaaattaaaggCTGGTTTATCAATAAAAGTATTGGAGAAACGCACCTTCACCGGGCTGCTAGACTTGGCTTTACT GATTGCGTAGCTTACTGCTTAGAGAAAATGGAATCCGATCCTTCAGCAAAAGATAATGCTGGTTTTACCCCATTACACGTAGCTGCCGCAAGAGGCCATGTGAGGATTGCTAGATTACTTCTCCAATATGGTGCTAATGTTTCTGCGGCCGCCCAAGGAGGAATTAG ACCTCTTCACGAAGCGTGCGAGAATAGTCATATAGAAGTCATAAGACTTTTATTATCTTATGGTGCGGATCCCATCCTTGGAACTTACGCTGGACAAATGCCTGAAGAACTAGCAGAAGGGATGGCTGCTAAACTAATACACCTACATATAGAAGATGTTCAAGGACGATCCCTCGATCCATGGAGGTTCCCTCCGCCTACTGAAATTATTG ATCGAGAAGAAATTGGTTGTGAGCCATTATCGTCGCCGCCGCCAGCATCACCACCGCCGACTCCAGATGCTACAATGGAAATTCAATGTACCGAGACTCCTCTGCCACCGTTTTACAGTCTACGAACCGCAACTGGTCAGCCTGCGGATGGATTGTGGTGTTTATTACAAGACGTTACCAATATTCTACAG ATTAAGTCAAAAGAATCTTTACTCAAACAAATACACTGTGGTTCGGGTTCGCCTAAAGAGCTACTGCGTGAAATACGAACCCAAGAATTCCTAGAACGAGCGCAATGCCATCAACTTCTGTGTGCTGGAGAGAAAGTCAACGTGCGCGCTTCTAAAGTCGCTTTAATACGGGTCACAGATAAACTAAGACAGCTgttaaaaattgaaacaatTCTGGTCAGCTGA
- the LOC123692980 gene encoding contactin has protein sequence MKQSLLILTLIGYVTCQGGDSSSPFNPNYQKPYQSDNFQNNTSYRPISQVPYGSFPVNQNEHTYQSSFYQDSGNSDTYGDGDNEVDPQNTASYYAGLDYEERYKCPPNWIRFRESCYRFTKSPNRPRNEARKICQAYESDLVSVNSPEEHGFIITTLMRIDPQKGSWYVGAHQQSPGYWANDGDGSQLSGLDNAFFDDRKLTYTSYNLLPRDYLVYRFSTEDGRWGLAPVEGIEYFHFICEGQTQRLHYLIEEARSFTYGLDTFDPERIPRGPYFIKEPVDTIYDPLRNHHVQLTCIAGGYPAPTYQWFREDYQVDSPIYTPIDPLADSRFILSGGTLMIYNPDADKDNAKYHCTATNNFGTIRSESVRLSFGFIREFNQKRPVESGKQYWGKVIYCDPPSYYPSVNFLWARNYFPNLVEEDRRVFVSYDGGLYFSALETIDRGNYSCNVMSKVSDAGRNGPFFQLLVYPHSDYQQLKFPNNFPKVFPEAPVVGQEVRLECVSFGYPVPSYNWTRKNGNMPKKAYLSNFDRVLTIPHVGVEDEGEYICDVRNDRAHILNSVFLKVQAEPNFTIPLADKHMDNKGDLHWNCEAFGIPDVNYTWWKNGEKLSMDNLAVEDRDRYVIQDNVLIIKYLDPTRDPGMYQCEAKNQLTARYSSGQLRVLSLKPSFKKHPLEPETYGSEGGNVTLKCYPEAAPKPTFTWKKDNIVIGAGGKRFITETGNLIIRQLSRDDEGVYTCVAKNQYGTDESRGRLIVLRAPRFIEKLPPRITTQVGRIVFLHCSADIDALLDTAYLWNHNGIRMKDASDFFADKRIKIDGGEMTIYDVSLSDVGEYECIVKSAIGRISSRTQLRIEGPPGPAGGLQVLNIQRSSLTLEWTDSNPNGRPITSYVITGRTQWNSSWYIINDNVVNVMEIDRYNGRKRAVISTTLMPWSVYEFRVQAVNSLGIGEPSSPSPQFSTQADKPDRAPSNVGGGGGKIGDLTITWTPLHPSQQNGPGIHYKIFWRRNGSEVEYQSLLLKEYGNVGMHVVHVAIDYFFTPYNVKVQAFNDMGAGPESEVVTIYSAEDMPQVAPQQVSSRSFNSTALNVTWNPIDQSRDRLRGKLIGHRLKYWKKANKEEECIYYLSRTTRNWALIVGLQPDTYYYVKVMAFNSAGEGPESEKFLERTYRKAPQKPPASVNVWAVNPSTVRVVWRYVQPTSEEEPLLGYKVRVWEIDQDMSAANDTLVPVDHKLEAYVTHLTPGKTYNLRVLAYSNGGDGRMSSPAITFQMGDYHSDSYGYYVKSSATSNTLYKPILLIIVSVYFKVL, from the exons ATGAAACAAAGTTTGCTTATACTGACTTTAATCGGTTATGTGACTTGTCAGGGTGGAGACTCGTCGAGTCCTTTTAATCCGAATTATCAAAAACCATACCAGTCAGATAATTTCCAAAATAACACTTCTTACCGTCCCATATCACAAGTACCTTACGGAAGCTTTCCTGTAAACCAAAATGAACATACATATCAAAGTTCTTTTTATCAAGACAGTGGGAACTCGGACACTTACGGAGACGGTGACAATGAAGTAGATCCGCAAAATACCGCTTCCTATTACGCAGGTTTGGATTATGAAGAACGTTACAAATGCCCGCCCAATTGGATTCGCTTTCGAGAGTCGTGTTACAGGTTTACGAAATCGCCAAACAGGCCGCGTAACGAAGCTCGTAAAATTTGTCAAGCTTACGAGTCAGATCTAGTTTCAGTTAACAGCCCTGAAGAGCATGGATTCATTATCACAACATTAATGCGTATAGATCCGCAAAAAGGGTCGTGGTATGTGGGAGCTCATCAACAATCACCCGGCTATTGGGCAAATGATGGAGATGGCTCACAATTATCAGGACTCGATAACGCTTTCTTTGATGATCGCAAGTTAACATACACCAGTTATAATTTACTGCCCCGTGACTATTTAGTTTATAGATTTTCAACAGAAGATGGCCGATGGGGCTTAGCCCCTGTTGAGGgtattgaatattttcattttatttgtgaaGGACAAACTCAAAGATTGCATTACCTCATTGAAGAGGCAAGATCTTTTACATATGGATTGGATACTTTTGATCCTGAACGCATACCCAGAGGTCCATACTTTATCAAAGAACCTGTAGACACTATTTATGATCCATTACGAAATCATCATGTACAACTGACATGCATCGCAGGTGGCTATCCAGCACCCACATACCAGTGGTTTAGGGAAGATTATCAGGTAGATAGCCCAATTTATACTCCTATAGATCCCCTTGCAGACTCCAGATTTATATTAAGCGGGGGAACTCTTATGATATATAATCCTGATGCAGATAAAGACAATGCAAAATATCACTGTActgcaacaaataattttggtaCGATTAGATCTGAATCAGTGAGACTATCATTTGGTTTTATTAGAGAGTTCAATCAAAAAAGGCCTGTGGAAAGTGGGAAGCAATATTGGGGTAAAGTAATATACTGTGATCCACCTTCATATTATCCCTCTGTTAATTTCCTATGGGCTCGTAACTATTTCCCTAATCTTGTAGAAGAAGATAGGAGAGTGTTTGTTTCTTATGATGGTGGTTTGTACTTCTCTGCATTAGAAACCATTGACAGAGGAAATTACAGTTGCAATGTCATGAGCAAAGTGTCAGATGCTGGAAGGAATGGTCCATTCTTTCAACTTCTTGTTTATCCACATTCTGATTATCAACAGTTGAAATTTCCTAACAATTTCCCCAAGGTTTTCCCAGAAGCTCCAGTTGTAGGTCAAGAAGTGAGATTAGAATGTGTATCTTTTGGATATCCAGTACCATCATACAATTGGACAAGGAAGAATGGGAACATGCCTAAAAAAGCATATTTGAGCAATTTTGACAGAGTTTTAACTATACCTCATGTAGGAGTGGAGGATGAAGGTGAATATATTTGTGATGTGCGTAATGACAGAGcacacatattaaatagtgTATTCTTAAAGGTACAAGCTGAACCAAATTTCACAATCCCTCTTGCTGATAAGCATATGGATAATAAAGGTGACTTACATTGGAATTGTGAGGCATTTGGAATTCCAGATGTCAATTATACTTGGTGGAAAAATGGAGAGAAACTCTCAATGGACAATTTAGCTGTAGAAGATCGGGATAGGTATGTGATACAAGATAAtgtcttaattataaaatatttggatCCAACTAGAGATCCAGGCATGTACCAGTGTGAGGCAAAGAATCAGTTAACAGCTAGATATTCCTCTGGGCAGTTAAGAGTACTCTCATTGAAACCATCCTTCAAAAAACATCCATTAGAGCCAGAAACTTATGGTTCAGAAGGTGGCAATGTCACTCTTAAATGTTACCCAGAAGCTGCACCTAAACCAACATTTACTTggaaaaaagataatattgtcATAGGAGCTGGAGGGAAAAGATTCATCACTGAAACTGGAAATCTTATCATTCGGCAACTTTCCCGAGATGATGAAGGAGTGTATACATGTGTTGCAAAAAATCAATATGGAACAGATGAGAGTAGAGGCCGACTTATTGTTTTGAGAGCGCCACGTTTCATCGAAAAGTTGCCACCACGAATAACAACACAAGTTGGTCGAATTGTATTTTTGCATTGTAGTGCCGATATTGACGCTTTACTGGACACTGCATATTTGTGGAACCATAATGGAATACGCATGAAGGATGCGTCCGATTTCTTTGCCGATAAAAGAATCAAAATAGATGGCGGAGAAATGACGATTTATGACGTCAGTCTTTCTGATGTCGGCGAATATGAGTGTATAGTAAAATCCGCAATTGGGCGGATTTCTTCTCGTACACAATTACGCATCGAAGGCCCTCCTGGTCCCGCTGGTGGCTTACAAGTTTTGAATATACAAAGATCTTCACTTACGCTTGAATGGACCGATAGTAATCCCAATGGGCGGCCAATCACTAGTTACGTCATTACGGGACGTACCCAGTGGAATTCCTCATGGTATATTATTAACGATAATGTTGTGAACGTAATGGAAATCGATAGATACAATGGCCGTAAACGTGCAGTTATTTCCACGACTCTGATGCCTTGGTCTGTATATGAGTTTAGGGTGCAAGCAGTAAATAGTTTAGGTATTGGCGAACCTTCTTCCCCGAGTCCACAATTCTCAACCCAAGCCGATAAACCCGATCGTGCTCCAAGTAATGTCGGAGGTGGTGGTGGAAAAATTGGTGATCTAACGATAACATGGACGCCTCTACATCCATCTCAACAAAATGGACCTGGAATCCACTACAAAATATTCTGGCGACGAAATGGATCTGAGGTAGAATATCAATCGCTTTTGCTCAAAGAGTATGGTAATGTAGGCATGCACGTTGTACATGTAGCAATCGATTATTTCTTTACGCCATACAATGTTAAAGTACAAGCGTTTAACGATATGGGTGCAGGACCAGAGAGTGAGGTGGTCACCATATATTCAGCTGAAGATATGCCACAAGTTGCGCCACAACAGGTATCTTCAAGATCGTTTAACTCTACAGCTCTGAATGTCACCTGGAATCCTATTGACCAGTCTCGTGACAGATTACGAGGCAAATTAATCGGCCATCGCCTCAAATATTGGAAGAAAGCAAATAAGGAAGAAgaatgtatatattatttgtctAGAACTACTCGCAACTGGGCCCTTATTGTGGGCCTTCAACCTGACACTTATTACTATGTGAAg GTAATGGCGTTTAACTCTGCTGGAGAAGGTCCTGAAAGTGAGAAATTCTTGGAGCGCACGTACCGCAAGGCGCCACAAAAGCCGCCAGCGTCTGTGAACGTGTGGGCCGTGAACCCCAGCACAGTGCGTGTTGTATGGAGATATGTGCAACCTACATCTGAAGAGGAACCTCTCCTAGGATATAAG GTGCGAGTTTGGGAAATAGATCAGGATATGAGTGCGGCAAACGATACATTAGTGCCCGTGGATCATAAGCTTGAAGCGTATGTCACGCACCTCACACCCGGCAAGACGTATAACCTTCGAGTGTTAGCCTACTCTAATGGCGGAGATGGCAGAATGTCCTCACCAGCCATTACTTTCCAAATGGGAGACTATCATAGCGACTCTTACGGCTATTATGTTAAGTCATCAGCCACCTCAAACACACTCTACAAacctattttattgataattgtATCTGTCTATTTCAAAGTATTgtga